CGATCACTACCACTCTCCAAGCCCTTGATGTTCAGCAACAACCACCACCAGTTCGAGATAATATTgaacatgaaaataataataacagtAATGATGGTGACAACGAAGAAAACCCGTTTTCAGAAATAGATAACCCCTTTGCAAATCTACGCAACAACCGTCCCCTGACACAAGACAACGTCCAAATTGCAGCAGCAGATAATCATTGGGAAACAGGATTCAAAACCGAGATACCAGAGTTTCATGGAAATTCTTCGGCTGAAGAACTGCTCGATTGGATAGTCACGGTGGAAGAAATTCTGGAGTTCAAACGAGCTCCAATGGATCGATGTATTCCTGTTTTAACGATGTGTTTTCGTGGAAGAGCAGCTGCATGGTGGACACAATTGAAGACAACTCGTGCACGTCTCGGAAAACCGAAGATCACGTCATGGGATTAACTTACATCTAAACTTAAGAAAACATTCTTGCCTTACAATTATGACCAGCTTATGTTTCAGCGTCTCCATACCATCCGCCAAGGCACCCGATCTGTGGCTGATTACTCCACTgaattttttttacttctcaATCGAGTTGATATACAAGACTCTGAGCGTCAACTGGTAGCACGGTTTACAGCAGGATTACGACAACAGATTCAACACACAATCAATCTCTTCCATCCATTGACACTGTCAAAAGCACATCAACAAGCTTTAACTATTGAGGCACAAACTAAATCATCCTTTTCATCCTGGTCTACTGTTCGTTCTTCTCGACCAAATCACACTCCGACTGCGACAGATGACGCTGTTTCTGTCAAAGAAGACACACACATTGTTCCAGCTCTTGACAATCGGCAAACTCGACCAAACTCACTTCGTTGCTTTTCTTGTGGAGATATAGGTCACCGACAGTCTAACTGCCCCACTAGAAATAGAAGAGGCCTCCTCCTTGACACTGCTGGTAATGACGTTGAAGTAATTTATGATGAGGAAGCTGCAGAGCCACAAGATGAAGTGGAGGTTCTTACAGCTGATAGTGGACCAGCATTAATGTTACGACGTGTGTGTTTAGCTCCGCGTGGAACAGATATCAACCCTCAACGACATAATCTTTTTCATTCAAAGTGTATTATTGGAGGCAAGGTGTGCAAATTCATAATTGACTCTGGAAGTAGCGAAAACGTCGTTGCTGAGGAAGTTGTAAACAAGCTTCAATTATCAACAGAACTACATCCTAACCCTTACAAGTTGGCATGGCTGGATCGGAAAACCGATGTACTCATAACTCGACGAGCATTGATTTCTTTTTCGGTGGGTGATTCATATAAGGATCAGATTCATTGTGAAGTTGCTCCGATGGATGCTTGCCATCTACTCTTAGGACGCTCTTGGTTATTTGATCTTCGAGTACAACACGATGGCTATCGTAATACCTACAGTTTTCGTTACAATAATCGCAATTTCACTCTACATCCTTCTTTGCCCGAGAAACAACACACACCATCATCTCCAGTCcttctcttgcaacaaaaggCTTTTGAACAAACACTTCGAGAAGAGGGATGTGTTCTAATATTGATCAATTCGGTTGTCAGAGAGCCTTTACCATCACCTCCAGAACACTTTCAAAGACTATTGGAGGAGTTTCAGGATGTTATTCCCAATGAGTTACCACCCGGCCTTCCTCCCCTCAGAGACATTCAACACCATATTGATCTAATTCCAGATGATGTTCTTCCTAATCGAGCTCATTATCATATGAGTCCGAGTGAGCATGAAGAACTTAGACGTCAAGTTGACAATCTTGTGTTGAAGGGATATTTACGTGAAAGTATGAGTCTGTGTGCAGTCCCAGCTTTGCTTATACCAAAGAAGGATGGATCTTGGAGGATGTGTGTCGATAGCCGTGctataaataaaattacagtacGCTATAGATTTCCCGTTCCCCGTCTCGACGATCTATTAGATCAAATTGGAGCTGCAACGATTTTCTCTAAACTGGATCTTCGAAGTGGTTATTATCAGATACGAATCCGTccaggagatgaatggaagacggCTTTTAAAACTCGAAAAGGACTTTTTGAATGGCTTGTCCAATGCACCAAGCACCTTCATGCGCGTTATGAATCAATCTCTTCGGCCATTCATAGGTAAGTTTGTAGTcgtttattttgatgatattctcatattTAGTAAGTCCTTAACAGAACATCTTGCACACTTGAGAGAAGTACTTCTTGTTCTCCGTCGAGATCAACTATTTGCCATACTAAAGAATTGTGAGTTCGGCTCTCGTGAGGTTCACTTCCTTGGATACATCGTCTCAGCAGAAGGGCTAGCCGTCGACCCAGGAAAAGTAGAAGCAATCAAATCTTGCCCTACTCCTACTACTTTATCTGAAACTCGAAGTTTTCATGGTCTAGCATCTTTTTATCGAAGATTTGTGCCGCAATTTAGCAGTTTGATGGCACCTATCACTGATTGTATTCGTCATGATAGTGTCTTCACTTGGACTACCGAAGCAACTACAACTTTTGAGATCATTAAAACAAAATTGTTATCAACACCTATACTAGCTCTTCCAGATTTTACTCAAGTTTTTGAGCTACATAGTGATGCTTCTTAGTTGGGCATTGGTGCTGTCTTGAGCCAACGCAACAGGCCTATCGCCTTCTTCAGTGAAAAGCTGGCTGGAGATCGTCTACGTTATAGTACTTACGATGTGGAATTTTATGCAGTGGTTCAAGCAATCAAACACTGTAGACATTATCTTTTCCATAAAGAATTTGTTCTCTACACAGAtcatgatgctttaaaacacctGAATAGTCAAGATAAAGTCTCAGCTCGTCATGCATCATGGATATCTTACTTGAAACAATTTATGTTTGTTATCAAACACACGTCAGGTGTTTCCAATCGAGTTGCTGATGCCCTGAGTCGTCGCCATTCTTTGCTGAGTGTTCTTCATGTCTCAGTTCCAGGATTTTCCACCTTTGCTGATTTGTATGAGTCTGATGATTTCTTTAGTCGAGTTCTTCTTGACGTTCAGAATGTTCTTTCTCGAGATTTCACTATGCATGATGGCTTTGTTTTTCGATACAGTCGTCTTTGTGTTCCAGACTGCAGCCTCCGTCTTAAACTTGTTGTTGAAACACATAATGAAGGTCACATTGGTCGCGACCGGACGTTGCATTTACTTTCTCAGTCTTATTTTTGGCCTGCATTGAGACGTGATGTTGAGCGTTTTGTCGAACGCTGTACAGTGTGTCATACGTCAAAAGGTCATGCCACGAATGCCGGTCTCTACCTTCCTCTCCCTATTCCAACACAACCATGGACAGACATCAGTATGGACTTTGTGATGGGTCTTCCTCGTACACAAAAgggtttcgattcaatctttgTCATTGTTGATCGTTTCTCCAAGATGGTACACTTCATTCCATGTAAAAAGACAACAGATGCAGTCCAAGTCGCAACATTTTTCTTTCGAGAGGTTTACAAACTCCATGGATTGCCAACTTCCATCGTTTCTGATCGGTATTCTCGGTTCTTAGGTCATTTTTGGAGGTCTTTATGGAAATTACTAGGAACCATCCTTGACATGAGCTCCGCTTATCATCCTCAAACGGACGGCCAAACAGAAGTGACCAATAGATCTTTGGGGAATTTGCTTCGTTGCCTTGTGGGTGATTCTATTAAAAATTGGGATTCAAAACTTCCTCAAGAAGAGTTTTCTCATAATAATTCACTAAATAGAAGTTCGGGGTTCAGTCCATTTCAGGTCGTTTATGGTCTTCTCCCTCGTGgtcctttggatttatctactcttCCAGACCGTACACGTCTTCATGGTGTAGCTGATGATTTTGTAGACAACATTCATAAGGTTCATACGCAGGTTATTGCCAATCTCGAATCATCCTCCTCAAAGTACAAATCTGCGTCTGATTCTCGTCGCCGTCGTGTTCTCTTCGAAGTAGGTGATCAAGTTTGGGTATTTCTCACTAAAGATCGAATGCCGGCTCATGCTTATAATAAACTCAAGGCAAAGAAAATAGGTCCTCTCACGGTCGTGGAACGAATTAATGACAATGCTTATCGCCTACAACTTCCAGCAAACATCAACACTTCGGATGTCTTCAATATTCGTGATTTATCACGTTTTGTTCCACCAGATCCAGTTCCAGATTCGTGGTCGAATCCTTCAACCCCGGCGGGACCTGATGCAGCatcttgatacctttcctaattttggcctttttttagatttccttttcttttatgatttccttttttAGATGCTCGATTTTTAGGAAAGTTAGGCTATtaaaaataagggattgtaagatagttttTGTCATTCAGTTTTTAAGAGATGATAAACTAGAGTttttctctaaagccttgcattgatttgattttgtcatCAATTCCAGAGCCTTGCATCGAAATTTGATTCAATtcttcgattcaagaagtcaggtctctggaaattttaacctaaatttctagaTTGAGTTGAGTTACCGTTGATACGCTGCGCCACCATTGCATTCTACTTATTACCGAACAACAATCGTTTCCATATCGGCATGTTCCGCCATTTCTTGTATATATACCCTTTATCTGTTATGACTTACATGTTACATGTTCCGCCATTTCTTGTAACCatctcacagaaatacccatATTCACAACTGATACAAAAGCAACAACATACTGTATACTGTGTACTACGTTTTTAGGATTATACTTGTGGATTCTTTATGCTTATCAGTACTAAATTTTACTAGCGGAGTGATTCAGATTAGCTCAGCCAGGCTTGTTTTCACCAGAATATCAGCAATTATGCCATTTGCCTTGTCAGTTGTGTGTAATGCATCCCAAAATATGTATTTAGTCGGATCTTTACACGACAGTGACTTCGCCAGCATACACAGGTAGCTTACCTCAGTCATTCCCGTCCCACAGCATCCTCTCTTCACTTCCTCAAAACCTATTTTATGAAACAATAAGAAAATCAAACTAGGAAAAGAGAAGGTGCAGTTCGTGAATAAATGAGCAAGTATAAGTCAGATAACTCACCCTATAGGTAAGGATTTTGAATCATTTTCGTCACTGGATCGTATATATCAGAAAACACAATTTGAATCCCATCAACTTGTTTTCTCATGTTTTCGACCAACTTCATTAGCTTTTCATTAAAATCCCTACCCACTTTGTTATAGAATTCAAAACATGTTCTTCCCAGAACTATATTCAAGTTTCGCAACATCGGCAAGCACCCCATTGGAGCTGACCCGCTTACTGATATTTTTCGGGCACCCAGATTATAAAGTTCCTTGATGAAATTACCAGCATTTTGGGAGAGAAACTTTTCATATTGGTCGATATTGTACTCTAAAGATCGTATGGGAAAGAGGAAATAATTCACAAGGAAGTCGACTGTTCCTAAACTTATTATATACAATGCCTCGTTTAATGTCTTGGTAGCTTTATCTTTTCCTTGAAACCTAGTTAACCTCTCCTTGTAGTCTTTGAAGTATTCCAATTCCCTCCATAGAGGCAGAACGGTCTGCATACGATGTTgttttgaaattaaaaacatgcTTTCGTCAAAATAATCCGGAAAACGAATAATTAATCTTGCAACCTACTGAGCACAACTTACTGTTATGAGTGCAGTTAAATTATCGTAACCCGTTCCACCAGAGGCAAAGGTGACACCAGTTGCGAAATCTTCTATACCAAAATTTGGATCCAAATAAGCCGGTATAGATGGCTTGATTCCTAAAGCATTAGAAATGTAATCGGTAACTAACCTTCCATTGGACCACCGACCAGTAGGTTTGCCACCTTCAAAATCTCGACCATATGGCTTAAAATTAGCCTTACCTACAGTTATAATTTGGTTATTATTTCCTGCATCAACGGTTGAGTCTCCAAAAACAATGATGGCAGGGACATTTGCTCGCCCCTCCGCGGAAAATAACAGTAAGCAGTGTATAATGAAAAAACATGCTACACTATTTTGATAGACCATTTTATCTCGGCTTTATCCAAATTCAAGCTCCCCTGCTAACAGTTGCTTGTTAATCAGACGATGGATTAATGAGTGATAATATCACGGAAGGGGCATTGTTAGAGAAAACCAACAATCAATAAAATAGAAGTACTCTTCATTCATTCTATTTTAAAAAAGAAACAAACTATGTCATGCTTACGGCATGAATTTGTTGCATGGGATTAGTCAGTCTAGGAAAAACTACCGTATAAACTCCACAAGTAATCGAACTTGGTAGCGACTAAATACAACCTTGATGCCAGCCTAACAATCCTAGCGAAATATCATTGGTGAGAATTTTGAATTTTAGCATAAACACTTTGAAAAAAAGGGTTTTATTTTCCGTCTTCTTAGATATTATTATTGTTGGAACTAAAGGATGAAACAGAAGAATGTATAACAGGTCACTCGAATTATGCtttcaggattcaatgaagccctaacaccgtaatTGAACTCAAGGATTGTACATCCTTGACTGACCAAGAACACGTTGTTTAAAATTCTGATGATGCTATTAGAGAagaggaaaacaataatgtttgaCTTTTGTTTTCAAGCAAAATCGATAGTTTcaatcaagatcaaactcttctgaaaatataaaataatgcTCGAATGACcaccaaaaataacaaaattctcAGGATGGACAGTTGTCGACATGGTGACCCGTGCACCACCGTGGCCGGACCAGGTCGGTCCCCTTTGTCATGTGGCCAGCCGGTCTCACTCCTTCCTTAATTAACAAATTGATTGATTCTCTGTTTTGTTAATCCTCCATGTTTTGATTAGTCCTCTTTACACCAGTTGGACAATCCCCCGCACACCGCCTAACCGGTCTCACCACCACCAACTAACGGTCCTCATGCCCATTGGTTGGTCGGCCTCTCTACCCATATTGGGCGATCCTCCATCTCCCGGATCTATCACTTCCTAAATTAGGATTTCATCTAAGTATATACCTGATACGCACATTAATTTTATGTCttatttgtctcgattctatatattgataatgCTCATTTTTCTTACTGACTATGGTGTTTCACGTgagtgtaggtgtttttggaaaatgaacatttcaaatttggctcgaaaagtgataaaggcacccaaaaaattactaaaggcaccccaacaaTGTGCTAAAGGGACCCAGCCGAGGATAGGGTAgaccatcttcttcccaaatttgaaTTCTGAAATTGACGGGAAAAATTAGTTTGAACCGCCAGTTTAGGGTTAGAGATTTTTGACGAGTTTTAAAGAGATTAAATCGTTAATTTTGATGGGCTGGATTTGTTAGagctaaacagggttggtatggtTGTTAGATTGGATTAATTTGGGCTGGATAACCAAATTTTCTATAAAACATGGTGTAGAGGATATCGGGTTTTTGTTggcttatttttggaaatttgggAGATTCACGATAAACTCTCAAAAGATTCTCACATATCTAACAGAGAGTTTGGAAAGATCTAAACAGTTCAGAAACGCGTAAATCAgattggagattttttttttgccttGACTTGCACGGAAATGAAAAACAGAAATTTAATCGGATTTtccactaagtttcgactatgtgaaatcatcgaaacaaagttgatatgttctcttttagtcatgaatgatctctttgagaatttcattatgatcccgctagttttcgtacctttaccaatttatattgacaaaaagggggagaattattttttagttcacactacatacatatggtttacggatcattatgtaagagggagtggttttcattgtgagatgaagtattgactaagggggagtgatacatatgacCGTAGtcttattgtcaaagttgtgacataattgaaatttgatgttgtgtaataatattatgacattgtataacaataattgagaacacctgttttcttattgttatggctacggatcttcaacaactacgacgctgagttgaacacattcagaattaccagagtacttggagtgacgaagaattcaaggaatattgaa
This genomic stretch from Papaver somniferum cultivar HN1 chromosome 5, ASM357369v1, whole genome shotgun sequence harbors:
- the LOC113277175 gene encoding GDSL esterase/lipase At2g04570-like, with the protein product MVYQNSVACFFIIHCLLLFSAEGRANVPAIIVFGDSTVDAGNNNQIITVGIKPSIPAYLDPNFGIEDFATGVTFASGGTGYDNLTALITTVLPLWRELEYFKDYKERLTRFQGKDKATKTLNEALYIISLGTVDFLVNYFLFPIRSLEYNIDQYEKFLSQNAGNFIKELYNLGARKISVSGSAPMGCLPMLRNLNIVLGRTCFEFYNKVGRDFNEKLMKLVENMRKQVDGIQIVFSDIYDPVTKMIQNPYL